The sequence GTTTCACAATGCCCAAACCTCCATTAAACTCTCGCCACACAAGGGAATTGGCACAGAAGCTCATTCATGGATATTTTATATTACCGCTGCACACTCAATGGCGATCAATGACCTCCAGCAAAAGAGTCCAAGACCGCAGCAAGAACAAGCGGATCCATGTCCTTGAAATTGCAATAGAGAAACACAAGATAATCTCCAAAGTCCTAAATTTATTCGAAATCCTTAAGGCAGAGCCGGAACAGATCATACCCTTAAGAAATCTTGACCGTCATCGCCAGCAAATTAATCTTCCTAAACCCCACAAATTCTCGGACTTTCTCCGTAAATTACCTAAGCTTTTTGAACTGTACAAGGACCAAAGAGGGACTGTATGGTGTGGGATGACCGAAAAAGCAGAGGAATTGATGAAAGAGGAagagaaaattttggaaaagcaTAGTGTGAAAGCTGCAGAGTTTGTGACTAGGATGTTAATGATGGCTGTAGACAAGCAGCTACCGCTTGATAAGATTGCTCATTTTAGACGGGATTTAGGTTTGCCTCGTGATTTTAGGAAACACTGGGTGCATAAATATCCTGAAAACTTTAAGGTTGTTCAGCCGTTTAAACCTTACGATGAAACAGAGTATTTGGAACTTGTTTCTTGGAAGTCCAGTTGGGCAATCACAGAATTGGAAAAGACGGCGTTAGGATTAGAGAAAGTCTTGGACCGTGGGGATCATGTCCCAGGGTTGCTTTCACTAGCATTCACATTGAAATTCCCGGCAAGTTATAAAAAGGTGTACAGATATGGTGGGAAAATTGAGCACTTTCAAAAGAGGGAGTACCTGTCTCCTTACGCTGATGCTAGGGATTTAAAAGCTGGTTCCTTGGAGTTTGATAAGAGGGCAGTTGCAGTGATGCATGAGTTACTTAGTTTCACGATTGAGAAAAGGTTGGTGACTGATTATTTAACACATTTTAGATGGGAGTTTGTGATGCCGCAGAAGCTAATGAGGCTTTTGCTGAAGCACTTTGGAATTTTCTATGTTTCTGAGAGGGGTAAGAGGTTTAGTGTGTTCTTGAAGGAGGCTTATGAAGGTTCTGAGCTAATTGATAAGCACCCATTGGTCCTTTGGAAGGAGGAAGTCCTGAGTCATGTAGGTCACAGGgggaagaagaaaaagataGCGTGTTTTGAAGATAATTCAGAAATGGAGGATCTCAGAAGTGATTATGAAGGTGACGGTGTTGGGACAGAACTCGAGGATTGGGAAACTGTGCAGTGTTTGGAGATGTCTTCAGGTGCAGAAGGTTCTGAGATGGAAATCGGAGAAATTTGATTGGACGGTCCATGTCAAACCTATACAGAATGACATGATACGTTGCTTGAATCAGATTCAAACAATCTCATGTACTAATATTAGTGAATGAAATGGTACATGCAATGTTTGAAGTACATTCTGGATATTTCATTCCCATATTTGCCCAGTACATGCAGATATCATTGATAGCTATCAGTTCCGAGAAAAGAGATAAATAAGTAGGCGTGGATTGTGGTTGTATAAGTTGGATTTCTGAAGGAGGGGGCAATTCATCAGTTCTATAACATGCATCCGTTTGGGGATTATTTAAAATCTGAGGCAGTTGACTCCCAAAATATTGGCATGGAATTGTTTTATTTGGAGCATGTTAACTTATTTTATTGGgtgcatttaattattttggattcCTTGAGGTTTTTTTAGGGGAAAAGAAATTGTAAACAAATAGTATATGGCCTGGTAAGATATTGCTGGTGCAATTCCAACTCCggattgatttgatttgatttgtttGTTTGTCCAAGAAAACTTGTGGTATTTGGCCTGGTAAGATATTGCTGGTGCAATTCCAACTCCGTTCTCTCCGAACTCAACGTGGCCATGCCATTTGGATTACATTGATTGCTTTTGTGCATGCTGAGTTTACAGCCACATTATCTTTGATTTGGGTTATCTTGGACCTATGTATTTCATATAGGATGCTGTACTTGGATTAATTCCATTTTCGACTCAAGGCGCGTACAAATTATATATCATAATTGTTTGATAATTTCAGTATCTCAATCAAAAAAAGATTTGTAACTCCTACAGGCATGACTACCGAAGTTGAAAGTTGCaggatatatattatatggagCGTTCACAGTCACAGGTGATAAGAGTCCATGAAGAAGACAATCGATGCTGACACATGAACAAATATTCAAACAGCATGTGTATGTATGATATGTTGAGATGTAATAATACTCAATGTCCATATAATGTTTGAACTTCGAATTTTTGATATTGACGCTGGTGGCTGAAAATTCTTGTAAGAAATAATTGAAAACACTGCTGATCTAATAGTTGACAGCTTCATTCTGAATGTTTCGAATCGCTGTTCCATAATGAGGGAATTTATTgcctcttttattttttataatataattattataatataataaaaatacaagctTGTTTCTTTATGCAGGTTTAAAGAGCTCCACAGGCTGTATAATCTCCAAAAGATGCTCATGCACGATTGAAAAACGAGCAATCGTGGAGAAGAAACGAATCGATTATATCACAAAGTTTCACGACTTTCTTTTAAGGAGACGATCCAACAGAACTTAGTGGTAGCTGCTAGAGCAAGAGCTCAAGATTAGCACCAATTAAATTTGACCACCAACTCCATCCAGATAATGAGCAGAACGACATGGAAAAGATCGAGGTAGAAGATGATCTTGAAGTTGAATTAACACTGAGTATTGGCCATTGCACGAGGGGAAAGAAATCGAAAAGGCATGGGCAACAACGCAACCCAGAATTTCTTGATTTCGGTGGGTCAAATCCGATTGAAGAAGCTGTTTTTTTCAAGAATTAATACAGGTAAAGATGAATCATATGGGTAGACAAGTGCTGCCTTAAATCAAGATAATGGGCAGTCACATTGGTTGCTTCAAGATTTGAGTTTGAATcgacattattatttttagattgTCCAGAAAATGCAACCATTTCCAAGCCTAGGCTTGGATAATCACAGACATTCTGTCTCGATGCAGAGTAAAGGGATTTAAAGTAGCGTGAGTTAAATATTTTCTCCTCCAAGAAATTAAATCAATGAAGTAAATGATCATCAATTGTAAAGTGGTCCATTGCTAGTTGATGACCATTTCATTTGATGGAAATGTAACAGGAATAATCTTGCATTAATTGGAGTTAATGAGATACCAGTTAAAGAGCAAGAAATGATGATTAAAGATTCTAATGGCTCACTTAAAATTGCAGGAAGATGAACCAAAAGTCCTATGGCAAGTGGAGAATGCAGAAAGCAGAAGAAGCTCGAACTTCACTGAGAAGGTCACCCTTTTTGTACTAATTTTTTTTGTCGAAAGTATTATCTCCAACACCTTTTTTCCGAGGGATTTCATGGGTCCACCCCGACATCAGTAATCTCGTTTTGTCTTCATTTGCTAgagaataaaaattaataattgttatatatatatatatatgtatatattcttttctttgagCAGTTAATAAGGCGACTACTCAGGGAGAAAGAGGAATTGTCTCCAAGAACTCGTTCCCAATTGTAGCTGGGTACTGTGTTTGAGAAATAAAACTGTACTTCTTTAATTTCTTCTTGCATGTGTGAGGTGTGATTCATTTTCAGAGGGACAAGGCATCGGTATTGGATGATGCCATTAAGTACAGAAAGAACTTACAATATCAGCTTTTTGTGTCGAACTTCAATCCCGATTTAATTGGTAAATGTTTCATTTCAAGATTTCGATGTCGAAAACACAAGGTATACCATGTCACACGTAGCATGCATGATGCAGTTCATCAGCATCCCGGTGCAGCTCCCGAGCCTCCCTCTGAGGCCGGGGGTTGGTTGTGGTACAGGAGATGGGATCGGAATCAGTAATCTTGCAAGCCCGCCACCAATTCTTGGTGCAATACCATAACTTTTTTTCTATACAAACACCGCAAGCATGGGAATTAGCGGCATTTCCAATACTTGGTGGAATATAAAAAGATGTTGCGATCCCAAAACGTGAAAACTTCTTGGAATCTATTTTCCCCCTCATGACCTTGAGTTCTTCAAATTTGGTGCCGTTTTTGGGAACCAGCTTTCCCTAGCTGAGTCGAATCAAATGCCGGTTACTAGCGACGAAAGCTCATCCTTCTTCTCCTACTAGTGGTCACTTGAATGAAGTATCGCATATATAGTCACACTCGATGATCGTAGAGATCAACCGAGAGACGAATTTTTAGGTGCATCATCACCTATATAATACAACGTCAGAGTATTCACACTCTTTTGTTTTGCATGTTCGCACAACGAAGAAATTAATTATAGTTAAGTGCGTCTTTCTTTTTGTCTGTTTTGACAAAACAGATAAAACTTGTGTTCTCAGCTCTCTATCTCTTATTGTATTTGTCTCCATTACCAGATTGGAATATATATGGTAAACTGCATGCATGAAATTCCAATATATTGGTAGCACTTAAAAATCAAAATGACCTTAAAATGGGCACAAACCTATAATGATAAGCTAAAAATTTCGTGTAGAAATCCATTATCATTCTTGCTCGTcaacaatcttaaataaatagcAGAAGACACGTTTGATGCACGGGAGAATACACTTTTATTATGGATTAGGAAAAAAGGACGTGCGTAGCAAGTGATATCAAGTAATTTTTAGTCAATTCAATCAAATAtcatattaataattaaatatttgcatTTCACAATTAATATTCAATTAAATTTACTTATATTTGGTCAAATATCTATCTCctatataaatatgtgaataAATTTTCACCACTTCAATTGTTAATCTACTCTTTCACCTCTATCAAATTTTCCTGTACAACACAATAATACTAACTAATATTATTttactaattattattattattattattttattaaatgtgtGAATAAATTTTCACCACTTCAATTGTAAATTTACTCTTTCACCCCTATCAAATTTTCATGTACAACACAATaataactattattattattattattattattattattattattattattattattattattattattattattattattattattattattattattaattacatCTATCTCCTATATAAATGTGTGAATAAATTTTCACCatttgaattgtgaatttactttTTCAC comes from Henckelia pumila isolate YLH828 chromosome 4, ASM3356847v2, whole genome shotgun sequence and encodes:
- the LOC140863542 gene encoding protein WHAT'S THIS FACTOR 1 homolog, chloroplastic, which produces MPKPPLNSRHTRELAQKLIHGYFILPLHTQWRSMTSSKRVQDRSKNKRIHVLEIAIEKHKIISKVLNLFEILKAEPEQIIPLRNLDRHRQQINLPKPHKFSDFLRKLPKLFELYKDQRGTVWCGMTEKAEELMKEEEKILEKHSVKAAEFVTRMLMMAVDKQLPLDKIAHFRRDLGLPRDFRKHWVHKYPENFKVVQPFKPYDETEYLELVSWKSSWAITELEKTALGLEKVLDRGDHVPGLLSLAFTLKFPASYKKVYRYGGKIEHFQKREYLSPYADARDLKAGSLEFDKRAVAVMHELLSFTIEKRLVTDYLTHFRWEFVMPQKLMRLLLKHFGIFYVSERGKRFSVFLKEAYEGSELIDKHPLVLWKEEVLSHVGHRGKKKKIACFEDNSEMEDLRSDYEGDGVGTELEDWETVQCLEMSSGAEGSEMEIGEI